The Undibacterium cyanobacteriorum genomic sequence TCCTTGCAAGGGCTCTTCTTCCTCAACACGCTGAGCCGTTCCAAATTTTCCTTGTAAAGGCTCCTCTTCCTCGGCGCGCTGAGCCGTCTCAAACTTTCCTTGCAAAGGCTCTTCTTCCTCAACGCGTTGCGCGGTTTCGAACTTCCCTTGCAGAGGTTCTTCTTCCTCGACACGCTGAGCTGTTTCAAACTTTCCTTGCAAAGGTTCTTCTTCCTCAGCTCGCTGTGCAACGTCGCCTTTGCTTTGCATCTTGGCTTGAATCATCTTTAACTGCGTCGATACACCACTTGCATCTGCCAAATTTTGAGTACGACGTTGCGCCGCATGCGATGTCCGCGAATCGGTCAAGGCTGCCAGACTGTGTTCTTTGAGTTGTGTAGAGGAAGACGCTTGTTGAGCGGAGGTTTGTTCAGAAGGCCGTGTCGTACGAGTTTGCATCTTGTATCCTTTCCGTCGAAAAGAAAGACTGGTTTTTCCCCACGGGTCTGTGCCGCACCATCGAAAAGCTCAGCGTGGAAAATACATTTTGGGATTTCCTTCAGAACTTGAAGGATCGAGTTTCTTCACAAGTATAGCCGCACTATCATTACAACAAAACAGATATTTTTTTACATGTTAAATTTATCAATTTTCTGGATTGCAGCAGCAACAATGGAAAGGCATCTGTGAGAGATCTGTGAGAGTTTTGTCCACAAAGCGTCATGTAGATGATCAATGAGGCGACGCGCTAAGTGACCTCTATCACTCTCAGGCTAGATTGATTAAAGGATTTGGAAGAGGAGAATTTTTGAGTAAGTGACGTGGTTTGTGGGCGAGCCAATCCGTTTTCTCGAAGATTGGCTCAACACATTTTTGACTCTCCATCAATCAACACAATGTTGATGTGGATTTGATTTCACTTTTTTACTACGGCAAGTCGATTGACTTAGGGTGCCTGACTTTTGACACTCAATGTAGGGAGATTGATCGATCCCGGCTACTGACTTTGGGGATCGATCAAAATAAAATCACTAGGCTTAAAAGACGACTTTCAAAACGGAATTCGATGAGGCCGCGAAAATCGAATTCTGTCCCAACCATGCCAGCGCCTTAACGTTATGGAGCCTTCCAACCACGAGGTTGCCTGACTTTAAGCCGCATTGACTTTCACTACCGACCAAGACTGTTTTAGTGCCATTGGCATTGATTTTGACCAAGCTACATACGTCGTAGTCATAGACATTACCCTGCTCATCCACCAACATCGAACTGCTATATTTGAAGTTAAAACGATGGAGCTTAGTGACTGTGCCAGCAACACTGCGCTTGTAAATACCAGGATCAACGCTTTGCTCGCCTGCGAAATACATATTGCCTTGCTTATCGAAAGCCAGCGCGCTGACGGCACCGAAAGTTTCCATGCCCGACACGCTCGTTTTGACGCCTTCGGCACTCAACTTGAATACACCGCCGCCATCTGCAACAAACATACTATCTTTACCATCGAAAACGACCCCACACATCATCCAAACGCGAGAGTAAGGAGAACAATCGGTAATCTTGGTAGTCAACTTCGTTAGATTGCCATCTGCTGAAATTTTGAAGAGGAAATTGTCATCCCGTGCTGGTGGATTGCCAGTGGTTGGATCTGGTACCGGACGATCGAAAATCCACATGTTCAGGTTGTTATCGACCGCGATATTCGTTGGAAATCTGAAAGTCTCAGCCGTTTTCTTCGTATCGGCTTTACCGAACCAGATACCTAGCGCAGATAAAGTAGAGACTGATCCATCCACCGCAATTTTGCGTAAGCTCAGCGCATTTTGTTTCCAAGATTGTCCAAACGCATCGATCAAGTTCGGAGTCTCTTCCATGACATATAGATTGCCGAGGCGATCTTTGGTCATCGCATATGGACTCAACATTCGTGCAGCGTCCAAACGACCATCCAGTGCGCCTGTGGTGGAAACAGAATTCAGCATGCCAGCGAAAACGCTCGCTTTGCCTTGAGCTGTTACACGCACGATGCGATGCTGATTCGGATCGGTCAAATAGATATTGCCATCTTTATCAGCTGTCGCGTCATAGGTATCCGTCTCCACATTTTTACTTGGTATCAATCCAGCATCAGTGACCGTTGTGCTGAGCCAATCGCCATTCTCTTGCAGTTTATGGATGCCCGTGCGATCCAGAATACTTGGGACAGCGCCAGTGTTTGGAATCATGCGAGCAGGTGCTTCGAAACGAGATGTGCTCAATGTCGTCACTCCCCCCTCTTGTGTCACTCGACGTAATTGATACTTGCCACTAACGAGTTCTTTATCGAGAACATAAATCGTACGATTGGGAGACACCAACAATTGACTTATGGACACAAACCTCGCATCTTTTCCGAGACCATCTTTTGCGACCGAAGCAGCCTCATTACCTGCTAGTACGACACCGTTTTTCTGAATTACACCGAACCGCTTGTCAAACAAAAACGACGAGAAGGAATAGATATTGCCATCGATATCGTGATATGCCGTAATGGCGGGTTGATCATAATTGGCACGCAGCTCACGATGTCCATCAGGATAAATCAACTGAGCTTGCGGCTCTGTCAATTGCAGTTCTGGAGTCTTATTGACGTACACAAATCGTCCGGAGAGATTACGCAACTTGTACCACAAGCCTCCGGATTGTGTCGTAAGGTCCGCCAACGTAAAAGTAGTGACAGCACCATCTTTGGTCATGCGGCGGATGCGTCGATTACCCAAGTCCCACACATACAAATTATCCTCAGCATCTGCCACGATGTCAGTCGGCAATGAGAATCGGGCGTCATTTCCCGAAGCGTCTATATAACCTCTAGCACTAAAACCGCCCGCAAACGCATATACTCCGCTCGCGCTGGGACGCAGTGTCAAAGTAATCGTCTTGTTAAGGCTACCACTGCTGGCGGTGATCTTCACGCTGGTTTCCAAATCAACCGTTCCAGTTGGCGGTGGAACATACTCCACCACATTTCCTGTGGTCGTGCTCAGACTTCCTAGATTCCCCTCGATACTCCAATTGATCGCACTCGTACTACCCGTCGCGGTGGCGGTAATTGGTAAATTTGTAGCACCAGCTTCAATCACTGTGTTCGCCGTGGCAAGCTTGATTTCAGGTGGAGGCGTCAATGGCGCAGACGAATCCCCGCCGCCACAAGCAAACAACGAAGCACACAAAGACATGCTCAGGATGTAGCGCGATCCTTTGGAAACGACTTTGGCTGAACCACGATTAGATTTTTGGGAGATCATATTTACGAGCAATGTGAGGGTAATGAAAAGTACTAAAAATAAAATGAAAATAATTTAACATTGTATGTCACATTAATAATATTCGTGGATTTTTCTGATTGAAACCTTCAGCGCCTGCCTCTGACAGCTGTGACTGAACAGTGAATCAAGCCCTAGCTCGAGACATTTCTCACGACAAAGCAAATTGGATCGAGTCGCAGAGACATGAGAAACCTCGAATGTCCCTTCATTCCTTCATCCTGCAGCTCACCCCTCCATTCTTGGCTTTAGTCGTTTATCACTTGGTGTTGAGCCAAGATGTTTTTAGAATCAGCGATCTCCATGCACAAATCGAGTCTCGCAATAGGACATCCTGCTCATGAACAATACCTTTGCCGCTGGTCAGTACTATGGCACCAAAAACTTCGAACGCAATCTTCATGGCCTTCAGCTCAAACATCTCGAAGCAACAGTTCCCGAACATGAAGTCGCAGAACATCGTCATGATGGTATCCACCTCGTCTTAGCGACACGCGGCACCTATCTCAGTTCGGCTTATGGCGAGCATCGCGAAGGGCCAGTTTTGGTATTTAATCCAGCCGAGGTGATACACCGTGACCGCTTTAAAGCGTGTGACGGGCGCTTCTTTGCCGTGAGCTTCTCTCAAGAGCTTTCCATTGAATTCGGTGACCGACTTCATTTACCAAACTTCGCGTTACGCTCACATCGTAAAGACGATATGCGCCTCGCCTATTCTTTGATGCGGATGGCAGCCTGCCCTGATACCACGACACTCGATTTGGAATGTGCCAGCATCACACTCCTCACCCAATTTGCCTCGCAAAAAACCTTAAGCAACGCTGCGCCACCTTGGTTACAACAAGTGAAAGAGATGATCGCCGACCGTTCAGAAGATGATTTGACGATCAACCAGCTCGCGCAAGAAGTCGGCGTCCATCGTGCTTATTTAAGCCGACAATATCAATATCATTTTGCGTGCTCTCCGGGTGACGATTTACGACGCCGTAGGATCGAACGCGCCGCTCATTTCTTGATGACGACCGGCGAGTCCCTGGTTGATATCGCGCAGCGTTGTGGATATTGCGATCAAAGCCATTTACATCGTGCTTTTATGCAGCACTTCGGCATTTCACCCAAATCCTTCCGACAGCTCTGTTCGCACAAGCCAGCCTTAGATGAGAACGACTTGGTTACAAAAATCCAAGATCTTCATTGAATGAAATCTTAAGATCGCTCTTCCCCCTACTTCACTGGAGCACATCATGTTCGAATTTTCCTCACAAACCTCTCTTCGTCCCCTCGCAAAAACCGCGTTTGGCTTGTTCCACTCGATTGGTTTTATCAGCGCGATGGGCTTGATTAGTTCTGTCACTTTGATGGCACCGCTTGCGCATGCCGTAGAAAATCAAGCCAACGAATCCTCGGATTGGCGCATCGCTTCGGCAGAAACCTTAGGTATGGACGCTAACAAACTTCAGCAAATGGACGAGGCCATCCGCCAAAATCGTTTCCAGCAAATTACCAGTGTCTTAGTGGCCCGCAAAGGCCAACTCGTGCATGAAGCCTATTACGACAAAGATGCTCAAAATGGTGGTGTCGACGCTCTCCGCAATACCCGCTCAGCCACCAAAACCATCACCGGCATGTTAGCGGGTGCCGCAATTGATCGAGGCTATATCGGTTCTATCCAGTCGCCGATACTGCCCATTCTTCAACGCAAAGATCGCCTAGAAAATCCTGATCCACGTAAATCTCGCATTACCGTTGGTGACTTGTTGACGATGAGTTCCATGCTCGAATGCGATGATCAAAATCAATTCTCACGCGGGAATGAAGAGCGTATGTACCTGATCGAAGATTGGGTAAAGTTTTATTTGGATCTACCCATCAAAGGCTTTCCTGCATGGACCACAAAGCCAGCCGATTCTCCTTATGGCCGGGCTTTCAGCTATTGCACAGCCGGCACCACGACCTTGGGCGCAGTGATTCAAAAAGCGACCAAGAAACCGCTGCCAGAGTTTGCACAACAAGTCCTGTTTGATCCGCTCGGCATCAAAAAGTTAGAGTGGCAATTCTCACCGCTAGGCCTCGCCCAAGGTGGTGGCGGCTTATCCTTACGCAGTCGTGATTTGCTTAGCCTAGGGCAATTATTAGCCAACGGAGGCACTTGGCAAGGCAAGCAGATTCTTCCGCTAGCGTGGGTCAAAGCCAGTATCAGTCCTCAAGCGCAAGTCGACGACCAGCGCGAATACGGCTACCTGCTCTGGCTCTATTCCTACACCGCCAAAGCTAAGTCCTACAAGTCATATCAAATGGCGGGCACAGGTGGCAACAAAGTCGTGGTTGTACCCGAACTCAATCTCGTGATCGTCGTGACCACCACCAATTATGGCGTGCGCAATCCGCACCAATTGAGTGACAAGTTAATTAGTGAGTTTGTGCTGGAATCTGTACTCTGAGCTGAATGCTCATGAATCGCTGGCGTTTTTAAGTAGGCGCACAAGAGCAAGATAAAAGCATACAATCACGCGACAACAAATTCACATCTCTGATGAAAACACATCGGTGGATGCGAAGTTCACCCAATAAACAACAAACAAATGTCCGGTGTTTGTCTCATTTTCAACAAGAAGTGTAGGCAAACACCGAAGGCACCAAATGCACACCATACATATCATGCGCATAAAAAAGGAAAAGTTTTGCTGACACCCTATTTGAAACGCGCCCTGATATGTTCACTCGCGTTGTCCTCAATTTCACAGGCGCAAGAGACGCAAGAGAAACAGACCGTCACCATCAACGCAAACAAGCCAGAGTCCGTCAAGAAACTCGACAAAACCGTACACGACCTCACCAACTCAAGCAAAGCCGCAAATGGGACTGCACAAGATTTACTGCAAGCGATTCCACAAGTATCGGTCAGTGCCGATGGAAAAATCGCGGTCAATGGCAACTCACAGGTGACAGTCTTAGTCGATGGAAAACCGAGTGCCATCTTGTCCGGTGACGAGCGTGCCATTGGCTTGCAAACCATGAGTGGTGCTGATATTGCCAGCGTCGAAGTCATTACCAACCCATCGGCTGCCTACAGCACGAATGGCGGCGCCATCATCAACCTCGTTTTGAAACGGGATCGCAAACTGGGGATGCGTAGTCAACTACGCGGCAGCATGACTGACCAAGGATTAAGAAACGCCAATCTGAACGTGGACTATGGTCAAGCCACTTTCGCATTGCATGGTAGTCTTGGGGATAGACGCGATGGCAATCTCAAAATTCGTGAGTCAATCATAGACTGGCAAAATCCTGTCGACGGTAACCATTACCGCAGCATTCAGAATTCCGAAGTATTCGTCCGACGGCATGTGGAGAGCGCAAGCTTGGGGCTCGATTATTTGATTGATGCACAAAGCAGTATGAGTTTATCCGGACGCTACAACGCACGTCGTTCCATTCCACTTTTTGATGTCCTCAACCAAAATCTGAGCGTGCTGGAGCCACAAATCTTTCATCGCATCTCAGTCGGTCCCAATCAGCAATCCGATACCAATCTAAACTGGAGTTATGATCGCCAATCGGCAGACTCCGTGTTCAAGGCAAGCTTGCAACGAAGCAGCACACTGGGCTTAATCGACAAATCCTATCGCGATGTATTTCTTGAACCTGTTCGCGCCACGGAATACTCGCGCGGCACCACTCAAAATGCCCGCATGATTTCACAAGCGAATCTGGATTGGAGCGAACGAACCCCAAGCGCACAATGGGGAGCGGGACTCGATCTACAAGAAAAAACGGATGAACTCTACAACCATCAAGCCGTCGTCGACTTCACGAATCCTCAGGCGCCGGTAGAGATCATCGATCGAAATACGAGCAACAGTTATGCTGTCACCACTCGACTGGGCGCCGCCTATCTGACCAGAAAATGGAATACAGAGCATTGGGAAATCTTACTAGGTGGTCGACTTGAAATCTACGAGCACAATCTGTATCCAAATCCAAACCGCAATGGCCAACACCGTTGGACATCATTGAATCCCAGCCTCAATGCACAGTATGTGATTGACGACAGCAGCAACCTGTCACTCAGTTATCGACGCAGCTTGCAAATGCCAGATGCGCGCGACCTTAATCCTTTTACGACCTATATCGATGCGCAGAATGTCACACGTGGTAATCCCTCGCTCAAACCGCAAACCGTGGACGTGTGGGAGATTGGCCCCGATTTTACAAGCGACAACTTGAGCGGGAATCTGACGGCGGTTCTACGGCAAACCGCGGATACGGTGGTCGAGACGCGCAGCATCTCCGATAAGTTGATTACGAGTTCACGCCAGAATGGTGGACATGCGCAGGCACTCGGCCTAAATTCCAGCCTCGATTGGAAGCCTACGAAATCGATTCAACTTGGATTCGACACAGGCTTCTTTCAAGTCGAGCTGAGCACACCAGAAAATGGCATCGCTATTCAACAAAAAAAGATCACCAGTTTTGTCAATCTTCGAGGAACTTACAAACACGAGACCGACAACCTCTCACTTGACGCCCATTGGCAATCGGGCAGTATCACGCCTTTAGGAAGTTTTGGAGCAACGCGTAGCGTAAACCTAGCTTGGAAGCGACAGCTTAGCAAGACACTGAGTTTGACGCTCAATGCGAACGATATTTTCGATGGCAGCAAAAAGACCTACCAAGTCCGCTCGTATAACTTCTCACAGACGGGATTCGATCACTTTGTGGCCCGTCGAATTTATGTAGGCTTTGTCAAGAAGTTTGAATAGACCCATTTGGAGTTCGCGTCACCCAAAGAGCGTAATTAAGCTCAATCATAAGCGCCTCTCAGGTGGTAAATATCGACTATTTTTACCACCAGAATCCACTTCCAACATCAAGCAAAATCTCTACAATACTGCCGGCACGCGCTGAGGAAATTCCTCGCGGCAGCCGCCCACATCGAAATCGAATTGGGCAAAAGAATCGCCACCATTATTCGCCACCATATCCAGACAATCTACACAAAATAGGAGAGATCAAACATGAAATGTCCCGTATGTGATAACGTGAATTTATTGATGTCAGAACGCCAAGGCATCGAAATCGACTATTGCCCGCAATGTCGCGGTATTTGGCTAGACCGTGGCGAGCTCGACAAAATCATTGAGCGTAGCGGAAGTACTCAGGCGGCATCGGCGCAGGAAGTGCAACGCCAAGCTCAGCCAGGCATTTTCAGCTCGACACCGAACGTAGCACCCCAAACAGCACCGCAGAAGCATCAGCAACACTATCCGCTACCCAGTGCTCATTACAAAAAGAAGAAAGAAGGATTCCTCTCTGAACTTTTTGATTTTGATTAAACGAAGTCTTTTTGATTTCGCCTGGGATGAGGTTCCATCTTTTAGAATCTCTCCGAGCAGACTCGATTAGCTTCTGAGTCTGTAAATTATCACTCTTCAAAAAGTCGTCCCACACACTTTTCCTAAAACCGACTACCATTTATTTGCGAGAGATCAGGACCGGGACGCCGTCAACTTTTAAAGTATCAAATGCTTTTCGTACCGAAGGGTCTTGATCAATGTAAAAGATACGGAAGCTCGTACCTCTCCCTTTCAGCAGTTGAATCCCCTCCTTACAATAGCTGCACTTGGTGTCTCCAAGCACAACTAAGTCTTTATTGACGTGTTCATACATTTAGTTGACGAACTGTTGCGGAGATTTCACCCTTCATCTCTCAGATCAACCTTCCTGAATCGGCAATGATCTGGTCCTTGCTGTGTCAAGGTGGCGTGTTGATTTTCTGTATTGCAGAGTTTTGAATTTGATATAGACCAACTGAAACAAAGAATGAAAGTGGTTTTGTGACGCTCCCTTCCTTGCCAAGTTCGCCACAATCCTGTTCAATGCAACTCTGGCACAAAACTCATTCGTTTCTAAAAAACAGTAAGTAAGAATAAGAAATCCAAGACTGAGCTCACCCCTTACTGCAAATATAAAAGGAATAAAACATGCTGATTCCAGAATACTGGGCGGAAGCCTCGGGGAAGACGACACGTCACAACAAGCCCATCACGATACGGCGTTTTGGTTGGTCCAATACCAGCCAAGCGGAAGCTCAAAACCATGCGGAGCAGCGAGTTCAAGAAGCGATACAGGCGACGCTGGCTGGGGAAAATCTCGCTAGACGTGAACTGAAAATACCTTACAACGGTTCCGACGGCGTCCCCATTCGAGAAGAGGTGCTAGAACGCCACCCCCACTGCGTCATTACACGCAATGCTTATGGTGCACAGTGTTTGAACACGGCTGAAGTGCTCTTCGCTGACATCGACTTTGAGATCCCGCGCAAACCTGCTGCTTATTCTTGGACGATATTTTTTCTCGTCATCTTCAGTTTTGTGGTCGGTAAAAATCTATTCAGTTTTCCGACAGCATTTGCGATTGCCATGGCGACTTGGTTTATCAGCTATCGAATCGGAAACTTATGGTGGTCGTGGCAGCAGAATCGTCACCCTTCCGCAGAAGAGCAAGCCTTGGCACGGGTTGATCAATTTCTCGTCAGCCGACCGCTCTGGCATGTTCGCATTTATCGCACACCTGCTGGCTTGCGCTTGCTGGCGATGCACCAAACTTTTGGCGCCGACGATGCCGAAGTTGCGGAGAGTTTTGTCGCATTCCGCACCGATAAAATCTACGTTCAAATGTGCAGCAACCAACACTGTTTTAGAGCGCGAGTTAGTCCTAAACCTTGGCGCATTGGAATTCAAGCGCACCTCAAGCCGCGCCCTGGTGTGTGGCCAATTGATCCCAATCGTCTGCCAGATCGTCAACAGTGGGTTGCGCACTATGAGCGCACTGCGCAAGGCTATGCAGCCTGCCGTTTTTTGATGGAGAAAGGTAGTGGCTATGTAGACCCCGTTGCGGAGCAAGTACGCGCCATCCATGATCAGATGTGTAAAGCCTTGGAACCGCTTCCGATTGCTTAGCAAGCTACTTCATGGACAAAGCGTTGCCCCCCTGCCAACCGCTTTACAAGCAGCTCTTTGTCGCATAGAGTGGAAAATACAAAGCTAAAGAGAAGTGATGTCAATGAGTGTTTATTCGATCCACCAGCACGACCAACAGGGTCAACTCCATCCTTTATTGGGACTCATGTTGGCCGTCTTCATTCTTAGTTTCGTCGCGGTCGCCTATTTTCAGAAACGTGACTTGCAAAGTGCAAGACCAAATCAAGTATCGTTCACGCTGCCCCAGTCCAATACATCTTTGACGAATGAGCACGAACGCATACATCTCGAAGTCGATTTTGACGAAACGATCTCATGGAACGGACGACAATTGAGTCAGAATGAACTGCGCCAACGTTTGGAGAGAGTTGCCCGATATAGCCCGAATGCGGTGGTGAGCCTGAAGGCTAATCAACGCACTTCTTTCGGCGTCTTTTTTAAAACTGTGAAGAACATTCAAAGCACAGGTATCAGAGTGTTAGAGATTGTGCAGCTGACGACAAACTCGGCATCGACCAATCCCCAAGTCCTTCCTTCATGACTTCTCGTTTTCTTCAGTCATGAATATTGAAGGTGAAAATCCTTGCAAGGCGAACTTCATCTGTGGCACAGTTCTGCTTCTCAAAAAACAAGCTGCATGAGAACTCACACAGCACCCGAGTTCAATGCGGAACTAAAATTCAAGGAAATAAAATTGCGTTCAATTTACTTCATCCCCGCTTTATTCCTCTCCGGCTTGTGCAATATTAGTGCCGCACAGAACCCGGATATCAACTTCGATGATTCGACTTTTGTTTTCCAAAGCGCAAGCAAAGAGACTAGTTTTGGCACTACCTCAATTCGTCAAATGTATGCCGCCGAAAGTCCGAGCCGCCACGCTTGTAGTGTTCAAGTAACACAGAAGACTGGTTCGACCGTTCAAGGTGTTTTATCTGTCGACCGCATGGTAATGGTGCCGGCACTCACTGTCATTCCTTTCGAGATCACAGCGAATCCAGAGAAGAGCGCGAATGAAGATGCGGTTTCGATTGGTGCTATGAAGAATATCAAAGACAGTTCCAAATATACAGTCATCCTGCATCGAGCCACGCTGATGGCAAATGGAACTTTGCGTGACATTCTCATTCAATGCAATGACTTCAAATACGAAGGCGTGTGGACAAAAACCGCCGCGCAATTTGAGGCCCTTCGGTCGGATTGGACTCGAGCTCTCTTCAAGCTCGATCCTAAACTTTCAAGTGACAGCGAAGCAAAACCCAAACAATAAAGGCGCTCGGAAGCACTCATCAGACTACTCGGAGCCGTGTCGAACGGCTCCGCAAAAAAACAATCAACAATCATAAGAGAGCTTGGTCTTCAAGCACCCGTTACCAACTCTTCCATCAAATCCGCTTTCATCAGCAAGCGAGCATTTCCCGTGCTATCAATTACAAAAGCACCTTTGCCATTGGTGTACACAATGCTGCCATCGGCATGAATATCGTAAGCCAACACACTAGTCGCGAGGACGAGCTCATTCCCTTGACGATCACGCGAGATCAATTGCCACGAGCGCGGCACTAAAGACGGCACACCCTGGACTGCGTTCCCGCTTCGCAACGCTTTCTCAGTGTCGATACGACGACCTTTTAAAATCATTTCCTTGAGGTCTGCCTGCACTGCGGGGCCATTGGCGCTCGTCAATGGCTTCTGCGAATACATCATCGAAAAGAAATTGAGATAGTGGAAAACGGCGCGCAATAACCGGAAAGGAAACAACAAGCTATCGAGCAAAACACTCAAGGTATCATTCTTCACCGCTTCATAGGGACGACGGATAAAATGCAAATTACCACTTGGGCAAACACGGGGATGCAGATAATCAAATTGGGGGTCGCTCAAGACTTCCGTAACGCGTCCCGATTTCATGTCCAACATTTGTATGCTGGCGTTTCCAACCGCCGCGATGTATCCGCCGTTCACACGCGCTAAGCCCGCTGATTGATACAAAATTTTGCCGTCTGCTTCTGGAATCCAAGTTGGTGCACAATCAAGCGTATCA encodes the following:
- a CDS encoding TolB family protein — translated: MHLLLILCGIAVAIFLISQLMKQSAAQSANENQHGNANGAHPWQADNRYPLAYIAGGKLYYQQAHGVEQLQSPYVQEMIDKIERQQERHAWKENTSFSVSANGGLRHFKKDGANIEATAMQFFDRDHIMYFLRDEVMGGLFSMNLKTGEEKRILHKQNLSLSDLNLEPSQARFLCTSASRDGASNIAMIHADGSQFQALTGGDTLDCAPTWIPEADGKILYQSAGLARVNGGYIAAVGNASIQMLDMKSGRVTEVLSDPQFDYLHPRVCPSGNLHFIRRPYEAVKNDTLSVLLDSLLFPFRLLRAVFHYLNFFSMMYSQKPLTSANGPAVQADLKEMILKGRRIDTEKALRSGNAVQGVPSLVPRSWQLISRDRQGNELVLATSVLAYDIHADGSIVYTNGKGAFVIDSTGNARLLMKADLMEELVTGA
- a CDS encoding helix-turn-helix transcriptional regulator, which gives rise to MNNTFAAGQYYGTKNFERNLHGLQLKHLEATVPEHEVAEHRHDGIHLVLATRGTYLSSAYGEHREGPVLVFNPAEVIHRDRFKACDGRFFAVSFSQELSIEFGDRLHLPNFALRSHRKDDMRLAYSLMRMAACPDTTTLDLECASITLLTQFASQKTLSNAAPPWLQQVKEMIADRSEDDLTINQLAQEVGVHRAYLSRQYQYHFACSPGDDLRRRRIERAAHFLMTTGESLVDIAQRCGYCDQSHLHRAFMQHFGISPKSFRQLCSHKPALDENDLVTKIQDLH
- a CDS encoding TFIIB-type zinc ribbon-containing protein, which encodes MKCPVCDNVNLLMSERQGIEIDYCPQCRGIWLDRGELDKIIERSGSTQAASAQEVQRQAQPGIFSSTPNVAPQTAPQKHQQHYPLPSAHYKKKKEGFLSELFDFD
- a CDS encoding serine hydrolase domain-containing protein gives rise to the protein MFEFSSQTSLRPLAKTAFGLFHSIGFISAMGLISSVTLMAPLAHAVENQANESSDWRIASAETLGMDANKLQQMDEAIRQNRFQQITSVLVARKGQLVHEAYYDKDAQNGGVDALRNTRSATKTITGMLAGAAIDRGYIGSIQSPILPILQRKDRLENPDPRKSRITVGDLLTMSSMLECDDQNQFSRGNEERMYLIEDWVKFYLDLPIKGFPAWTTKPADSPYGRAFSYCTAGTTTLGAVIQKATKKPLPEFAQQVLFDPLGIKKLEWQFSPLGLAQGGGGLSLRSRDLLSLGQLLANGGTWQGKQILPLAWVKASISPQAQVDDQREYGYLLWLYSYTAKAKSYKSYQMAGTGGNKVVVVPELNLVIVVTTTNYGVRNPHQLSDKLISEFVLESVL
- a CDS encoding ExbD/TolR family protein; translation: MSMSVYSIHQHDQQGQLHPLLGLMLAVFILSFVAVAYFQKRDLQSARPNQVSFTLPQSNTSLTNEHERIHLEVDFDETISWNGRQLSQNELRQRLERVARYSPNAVVSLKANQRTSFGVFFKTVKNIQSTGIRVLEIVQLTTNSASTNPQVLPS
- a CDS encoding glutaredoxin domain-containing protein; the encoded protein is MYEHVNKDLVVLGDTKCSYCKEGIQLLKGRGTSFRIFYIDQDPSVRKAFDTLKVDGVPVLISRK
- a CDS encoding TonB-dependent receptor, translating into MLTPYLKRALICSLALSSISQAQETQEKQTVTINANKPESVKKLDKTVHDLTNSSKAANGTAQDLLQAIPQVSVSADGKIAVNGNSQVTVLVDGKPSAILSGDERAIGLQTMSGADIASVEVITNPSAAYSTNGGAIINLVLKRDRKLGMRSQLRGSMTDQGLRNANLNVDYGQATFALHGSLGDRRDGNLKIRESIIDWQNPVDGNHYRSIQNSEVFVRRHVESASLGLDYLIDAQSSMSLSGRYNARRSIPLFDVLNQNLSVLEPQIFHRISVGPNQQSDTNLNWSYDRQSADSVFKASLQRSSTLGLIDKSYRDVFLEPVRATEYSRGTTQNARMISQANLDWSERTPSAQWGAGLDLQEKTDELYNHQAVVDFTNPQAPVEIIDRNTSNSYAVTTRLGAAYLTRKWNTEHWEILLGGRLEIYEHNLYPNPNRNGQHRWTSLNPSLNAQYVIDDSSNLSLSYRRSLQMPDARDLNPFTTYIDAQNVTRGNPSLKPQTVDVWEIGPDFTSDNLSGNLTAVLRQTADTVVETRSISDKLITSSRQNGGHAQALGLNSSLDWKPTKSIQLGFDTGFFQVELSTPENGIAIQQKKITSFVNLRGTYKHETDNLSLDAHWQSGSITPLGSFGATRSVNLAWKRQLSKTLSLTLNANDIFDGSKKTYQVRSYNFSQTGFDHFVARRIYVGFVKKFE